In Aegilops tauschii subsp. strangulata cultivar AL8/78 chromosome 3, Aet v6.0, whole genome shotgun sequence, one genomic interval encodes:
- the LOC109776911 gene encoding L-Ala-D/L-amino acid epimerase, which yields MDGSISSTTTRSSPLRFAQKPSSPRPLLNPTPRVTHAGAGLQRATRLRAISPSPSPSPPTPQQQQPMEAFGFDALKETFSVDVAAAEARPLNVPLAAPFTIASSRLEAVSNVAVRVELSSGAVGWGEAPVLPSVTAEDQPAALAAVGRACAALVAARSAPLGAVLQDVADALPGHAFASARAGVEMAVIDAVANSIRIPLWRLFGGASNTVTTDITIPIVTPNEAAQLAAKYRGQGFQTLKLKVGKNLNSDIEVLKAIRLVHPDCSFILDANEGYTANQAIEVLDRLNEMGVTPVLFEQPVHRDDWEGLREVSIAAMEKYRVAVAADESCRGLHDAQKIIHGNLAHVINIKLAKLGVLGALEVIDAARKAGVALMIGGMVETRIAMGFAGHLAAGLGCFSFIDLDTPLLLSEDPVYGGYEASGPVYKFKNARGHGGFLHLDNNNGWK from the exons ATGGACGGCTCCatctcctccaccaccacccgctCCTCCCCACTCCGCTTCGCCCAGAAACCTTCCAGCCCGAGGCCCCTCCTCAACCCCACCCCTCGAGTCACCCACGCCGGCGCCGGTCTCCAGAGAGCCACCCGCCTCCGCGCCATCTCGCCGTCGCCGTCCCCCTCCCCTCCGAccccgcagcagcagcagccgatGGAGGCGTTCGGCTTCGACGCGCTCAAGGAGACGTTCTCGGTGGACGTGGCGGCGGCCGAGGCGCGCCCGCTCAACgtgccgctggccgcgcccttcaCCATCGCCTCCTCGCGCCTCGAGGCCGTCTCCAACGTCGCCGTGCGGGTCGAGCTCTCCAGCGGCGCCGTCGGGTGGGGCGAGGCCCCGGTCCTGCCCTCCGTCACCGCCGAGGACCAGCccgccgcgctcgccgccgtcgGACGCGCCTGCGCCGCGCTCGTGGCCGCGCGGAGCGCGCCCCTCGGCGCCGTGCTCCAGGACGTCGCCGATGCGCTCCCCGGACACGCCTTCGCCTCG GCCAGAGCAGGAGTGGAGATGGCAGTGATTGACGCCGTAGCTAACAGCATCCGCATACCCTTGTGGAGATTATTTGGGGGAGCATCAAACACCGTGACAACAGACATCACG ATTCCAATTGTGACCCCAAATGAAGCCGCTCAATTGGCTGCAAAATATCGAGGACAAGGGTTTCAAACTCTGAAGCTCAAAGTAGGGAAAAACTTGAACTCAGACATAGAAGTTCTGAAGGCTATACGGCTTGTGCATCCCGACTGCTCATTTATCTTGGATGCAAATGAAGGGTACACAGCAAACCAAGCAATTGAAGTCCTTGACAGACTAAACG AAATGGGAGTGACTCCTGTACTCTTTGAGCAACCAGTTCATAGAGATGACTGGGAAGGTCTCCGTGAAGTTAGCATTGCTGCTATGGAGAAATACAGagttgctgttgctgctgatgAAAGCTGTCGTGGTTTACATGATGCTCAGAAAATTATACATGGAAATCTTGCTCATGTTATTAACATCAAACTGGCAAAGTTGGGGGTTCTTGGAGCCCTCGAAGTAATTGATGCTGCAAGAAAAGCTGGTGTTGCACTTATGATTGGTGGTATGGTCGAGACTAGGATTGCCATGGGCTTTGCTGGCCATCTCGCCGCTGGGCTTGGTTGTTTCAG TTTTATTGACCTGGACACACCTCTTTTATTGTCTGAAGATCCAGTTTATGGTGGCTATGAAG CTTCTGGACCTGTCTACAAGTTTAAGAATGCTCGAGGCCATGGTGGTTTTCTTCATTTGGACAACAATAATGGATGG AAATGA